Below is a window of Haloterrigena alkaliphila DNA.
GCAGTTCCTCGCCGGGCCCGGTGAGGAGGATGGCGATCGGGATTCCCACGAGAAACAGCACCGGGAGCTCGCGACCCCGCTCGATCCCCGAGTGGGTCTCGCCCTCGCTTCCGACCCCGAACGGGTCGAGAAACTCGACGAGCGCCTGATAGCCGACGAGGACGACGAACGCGCCGACCAGTCCGAGGACGATCCAGCCGAGATCCCAGACCGTCGGCTTCCGGATCCGCAGGAACGAGCGGATGTAGTCCCAGTCGAAACCGTTGCGACGGACGATCAGGTAGGTGAGCGCGAGGCCCCCGGCCCCGACGACGTTGAACGCGACCGACGAGGCGATCTGCCGGACCGCCGCCGCCTCGACGTCGAGCAACAGCAACTGCCCCTCGACGCCGAGCGTGGCGGCGAGGCCGGTCAACCAGCCGCCCATCGCGAGGACGAGACAGAGCCCGACCGCCCGTACGCCCGCCGGGACCGACGCCGGTATCCCGCGTATCGTGGACACACGCCCCCGTAGTCGCGGCCGGTAGAAATAGCTACTGACACCGCAGGCGGGTCGAGCGACTCGCGCCGGTTACTCGAGGTCGTCGACCAGTTCGTCGGCGACGCCGGTGTACCCCGTCGGCGTCAGCGCGTGTAATTCCTCGCGGACGTCCTCGTCGACCGCGAGGTCGTCGAACATCTCGCGGAAGTCCGCGAGCGTGACGTCCTTCCCCCGCGTCACCGCCTTGACGCGCTCGTAGGCGTCCGCCTGGCCCTCGCGGCGGAGGATCGTCTGAACGGCCTCGCCGATGATCTCGGGGGTCGACTCGAGGTCCTCGCGCATGACGTGCTCGTTCGGGACGACCTTCGAGAGTCCCGCGGCCGTCTTGCCGTAGCCGATCAGGCAGTGGGCGAAGGCGGCGCCGATGTTGCGCTTGACCGTCGAGTCCGAGAGGTCCCGCTGGAGCCGCGAGGTGGTCACGTAGTCGGCGAGGAACGTGAGGTCGGAGTTGGCCTTCGAGAGGTTCCCCTCGCTGTTCTCGAAGTCGATCGGGTTGACCTTGTGGGGCATCGTCGACGACCCCGTCTCGCCCTCGACGGCCTCCTGACCGAGGTAGCGGTCGGAGACGTAAAGCCAGACGTCCAGATCGAGGTCCAGCAGGACGTCGTTGGCCCCGCGGAACGCGTCGAAGACGGCCGCGAGGTCGTCACAGGGGTTGA
It encodes the following:
- a CDS encoding CPBP family intramembrane glutamic endopeptidase, whose product is MSTIRGIPASVPAGVRAVGLCLVLAMGGWLTGLAATLGVEGQLLLLDVEAAAVRQIASSVAFNVVGAGGLALTYLIVRRNGFDWDYIRSFLRIRKPTVWDLGWIVLGLVGAFVVLVGYQALVEFLDPFGVGSEGETHSGIERGRELPVLFLVGIPIAILLTGPGEELLYRGVVQSRLGETFPAPLAVLLAALVFAAVHVPVYMGDQLGTMLVSLGTVATLGLYFGVLYELSGNLLVPALIHGGYNALVYLTNFLEYA